A genomic segment from Geitlerinema sp. PCC 7407 encodes:
- a CDS encoding aminotransferase class I/II-fold pyridoxal phosphate-dependent enzyme: MQVVKEYVQRWYESGLDPDEYICHGRNGNLVDIELPPSGERRKVLTFCTNDVLGLVQNDAVRQAAVDSIWQYGTSNSSCSVLSGRIDLHRQLEDEISAFKHLPHTQLFLNAWMAFQALMDAFCHLAIPVPGFQNTRETLILSDVLNHGCIVSAIANAGTRSGKLFGHSPRVRVRAYRHCDMEDMARKLRRYAQPDDRIMVISDAVFSMDGDVAPLPDMLEIMSHYEGSTLVMDEAHASGAIGATGRGIYEHFNLLPQDAIDRGVMPLIMTTFSKFAASAGAAISTHVAELKPLLNVSPSSIGTISLPPPTTAAALESIRQVRQHPELVTQLQENTRYLRSRLTEQGFDVWGETNVLPVILPADINPKLFARRLLDEYGIWVSPIWFIAKPRMRVTVNSLHTKEEMDRLVTAMTATRDRMYKPTISA, from the coding sequence GTGCAAGTTGTAAAAGAGTATGTCCAGCGCTGGTATGAGAGCGGTCTGGATCCCGACGAATATATCTGCCACGGACGCAACGGCAATTTGGTTGACATTGAACTGCCTCCCTCGGGTGAGCGGCGCAAGGTGCTGACGTTTTGCACCAATGATGTCCTGGGTCTGGTGCAGAACGACGCTGTCCGTCAGGCTGCGGTGGATTCGATCTGGCAGTATGGAACCTCGAATAGTTCCTGTTCGGTGCTGAGCGGGCGGATCGATCTCCATCGCCAGCTCGAAGATGAGATTTCTGCGTTCAAGCATTTGCCCCATACCCAGCTATTTCTCAATGCGTGGATGGCGTTTCAGGCTCTGATGGATGCCTTTTGCCATCTGGCGATCCCGGTGCCTGGTTTCCAAAACACGCGCGAGACGCTGATTCTGTCGGATGTGCTAAACCATGGCTGCATCGTGTCGGCGATCGCCAATGCCGGGACGCGATCGGGCAAGCTATTTGGCCACAGCCCGCGAGTACGGGTTCGCGCCTACCGCCACTGTGATATGGAAGACATGGCCCGCAAGCTGCGCCGCTATGCCCAGCCAGACGATCGCATCATGGTGATCTCCGACGCGGTCTTTTCCATGGACGGCGACGTGGCGCCCCTGCCCGACATGCTGGAGATCATGAGCCACTACGAAGGCAGCACGCTGGTGATGGATGAAGCCCACGCCAGCGGCGCCATCGGAGCGACGGGGCGTGGTATTTATGAGCACTTCAACTTGCTGCCCCAAGACGCCATCGATCGGGGCGTGATGCCGCTGATCATGACGACCTTCTCGAAGTTTGCTGCCTCAGCGGGAGCCGCGATCAGCACCCACGTGGCCGAGCTGAAGCCCCTGCTGAACGTCTCGCCTAGCTCGATCGGCACGATCTCCCTGCCACCGCCAACCACGGCGGCTGCCCTGGAGAGCATTCGCCAAGTCCGCCAGCATCCGGAGCTGGTGACCCAGCTGCAAGAGAACACGCGCTACTTGCGATCGCGCCTCACCGAGCAGGGCTTTGACGTCTGGGGCGAAACCAACGTGCTGCCGGTGATCTTGCCAGCAGACATTAACCCCAAGCTGTTTGCGCGCCGCCTCTTGGATGAGTACGGCATCTGGGTGTCCCCGATTTGGTTCATTGCCAAGCCCCGGATGCGGGTGACGGTGAACTCGCTCCACACCAAGGAGGAGATGGATCGCTTGGTGACGGCGATGACGGCAACGCGCGATCGCATGTACAAGCCGACGATCAGCGCCTAG
- a CDS encoding aromatic ring-hydroxylating dioxygenase subunit alpha, giving the protein MELATTLKSQQVRNSVRDAGINPNHWYAVSWSDRLKPGQVIAVTVWQQAIAVYRDTEGNVHALEDACPHKGVALHKGLVLGQNLACRYHGWEFDSQGECAKIPYLPPSQKLPCAKARSYPICDRYNLLWIFPGDPALAETTPVPHIAEFDQPGYLMVPVTGHFKAHFSICNENSMDVFHGFLHENLQGWFDPQLVKLRETDGSVIADYQVSYRGKLAKFLGLTDQAKDTTTKIISVQYRYPHYFSNLENVSSLYLMRLPVSPTESRSFAYFFLKVRLPQWLINSARPALQHILENYVFMKFLRQDIEMMESEQQTYLKEPQRRYVEINPAIIAVQRLILRQSEQAIAPESDRSPARNKDAEVSVS; this is encoded by the coding sequence ATGGAACTCGCAACTACCTTAAAGAGCCAGCAAGTCCGCAACTCGGTCCGAGACGCCGGCATCAATCCCAACCACTGGTACGCCGTCTCCTGGTCCGATCGCCTCAAGCCAGGGCAGGTCATCGCTGTCACCGTCTGGCAGCAGGCGATCGCCGTTTATCGGGACACCGAGGGCAACGTCCACGCCCTCGAAGACGCCTGCCCCCACAAGGGCGTCGCCCTGCACAAGGGCCTTGTCCTTGGCCAAAACCTCGCCTGCCGCTACCACGGCTGGGAATTTGACAGCCAGGGCGAATGCGCCAAAATTCCCTACCTGCCCCCCAGCCAAAAACTCCCCTGCGCCAAGGCCCGCAGCTACCCGATTTGCGATCGCTACAACCTTTTGTGGATCTTTCCCGGCGATCCCGCCCTTGCGGAGACCACCCCCGTCCCCCACATCGCCGAATTTGATCAGCCCGGCTACCTCATGGTGCCTGTCACCGGCCACTTCAAGGCTCACTTCTCCATCTGCAACGAAAACTCCATGGACGTCTTCCATGGCTTCCTGCACGAAAACCTCCAGGGCTGGTTTGATCCCCAGCTCGTGAAGCTCCGGGAAACCGACGGCTCTGTCATCGCCGACTACCAAGTCTCCTACAGAGGCAAGCTCGCCAAATTCCTCGGCCTCACCGACCAGGCCAAAGACACCACCACCAAAATCATCTCAGTCCAGTACCGCTATCCCCACTACTTCAGCAACCTCGAAAACGTTTCCTCTCTATACTTAATGCGCCTGCCGGTTAGCCCCACTGAGAGCCGCTCCTTTGCCTACTTCTTCTTGAAGGTGCGGCTGCCCCAGTGGCTGATCAACTCGGCCCGGCCCGCTTTGCAGCACATCCTAGAAAACTATGTCTTTATGAAGTTTCTGCGCCAGGACATCGAAATGATGGAAAGTGAGCAGCAGACTTACCTCAAGGAGCCTCAGCGGCGCTATGTGGAGATTAACCCGGCGATTATTGCGGTGCAGCGGCTGATTTTGCGGCAGTCGGAGCAGGCGATCGCCCCCGAGAGCGATCGATCGCCCGCTCGGAACAAGGACGCTGAAGTGTCGGTCTCCTAG
- a CDS encoding MFS transporter, protein MGKTIQLSVLLAAGAMTTMAGGVVAPVLPDIIRQLQIEPTLAGNLVSAHCLTIALFSPLLGVVADRVGPLRVLVPSLVAYGLVGVAGAGMESFWPLLATRALLGAAAGGIAAASLGMLGNLYEGTERSQALGYATSTLTVAGIAFPLLGGLLGSLGWRYAFYLYGVAIPLALVAVSVLRNGQSARSPKTPATPKGMGATLSDPPVLQILIALALASVSMYAVVIYAPLYLEAMIGAGPEINGIVLAARAIGAAVVSALAARRLAQKIGTSKAIALGFGLMALTLVTIPFLSTLAGILPAAIAFGGGFGLVLPNLYSILADLSPPDQRSTVLAAGTGTSFLGQFLSPILLGPTLALGGLEGVFYGAGAIAAIAGISCQLLIRPVPKPR, encoded by the coding sequence ATGGGGAAAACCATTCAGCTAAGCGTGCTGCTGGCGGCGGGCGCGATGACGACGATGGCAGGCGGAGTCGTAGCGCCGGTCCTGCCAGACATTATTCGGCAACTTCAGATCGAACCGACGCTGGCCGGCAATTTGGTCAGCGCTCACTGTCTGACGATCGCGCTGTTTAGCCCCCTGCTGGGGGTGGTGGCCGATCGGGTGGGACCGCTGCGGGTTCTGGTGCCGTCTTTGGTGGCCTATGGCCTGGTGGGAGTGGCCGGAGCCGGTATGGAGAGCTTTTGGCCGCTGCTGGCGACGCGGGCACTGCTGGGAGCGGCGGCGGGGGGCATCGCGGCAGCCAGCCTGGGCATGCTGGGCAATCTCTATGAGGGAACGGAGCGATCCCAGGCTCTGGGCTATGCCACCAGCACGCTGACGGTGGCGGGGATCGCCTTTCCGCTGCTGGGGGGGCTGCTGGGTTCCTTGGGCTGGCGGTATGCGTTTTATCTGTATGGGGTGGCGATCCCGCTGGCGCTGGTGGCGGTGAGTGTGCTGCGCAATGGGCAGTCGGCGCGATCGCCCAAGACTCCAGCGACTCCCAAAGGAATGGGTGCTACCTTGAGCGATCCGCCGGTGCTCCAGATCCTGATCGCCCTGGCGCTGGCATCGGTGTCTATGTACGCAGTAGTCATCTATGCGCCCCTCTATCTAGAAGCGATGATCGGCGCAGGGCCTGAGATTAACGGGATTGTGCTGGCGGCCCGGGCGATTGGTGCTGCGGTGGTTTCAGCGCTGGCCGCCCGACGCCTAGCCCAGAAGATCGGGACATCGAAGGCGATCGCTTTGGGCTTCGGCCTGATGGCCCTGACCCTGGTTACGATTCCCTTTTTGAGCACGCTAGCGGGGATTTTGCCCGCGGCGATCGCCTTTGGCGGCGGTTTTGGTCTGGTTTTACCCAATCTGTACAGTATTTTGGCTGATTTATCCCCGCCAGATCAGCGCTCCACGGTTTTAGCCGCGGGCACCGGCACGAGCTTCTTGGGGCAATTTTTGTCACCGATTTTGCTCGGGCCGACGCTGGCCTTGGGAGGTCTTGAGGGCGTCTTTTATGGCGCAGGGGCGATCGCGGCGATCGCAGGTATCAGCTGCCAGCTCTTGATCCGCCCGGTGCCTAAGCCGCGCTAG
- a CDS encoding GH3 auxin-responsive promoter family protein, whose protein sequence is MNRFLSPFVLAIARRAKNRLVAQTRQPEAAQERFLMELLRVQQTTELGRKFGLSDIKTIDQFREQVPIWPYSTYQAYTERAFNGEPNVLTADPIAYFNLTSGSTGVQKLIPVTKRFQNSLKRANLASIGFLADGLAARGRSFGRVLTTNSVQLLGQTPTGIDYGHASVGVLRMGKLLYSQLFAHPFETLLPGDSVTRHYVCLLFALRDRQMRGLLANFPMLVLRTCGYLEEYADQLIRDIEKGELASWLDLSPELRQQLEKRCVPDPVRAQELRVAIQRDGRLTPVAAWPQLAFVGTARGGTSDFYFERFLAYFGDTPVFGAVYSSAEATFSVYPDVDTDGSVLALESGFFEFIAPDQWEEAHPKTLLPTEVQVGGYYRLLTTAYSGFYRYDIGDVVEVVGFYEKTPLIVFRYRRGGMISSTTEKTTEYHITRVMQTLQQEFGVVLEDFCITLSEDVIPAHYLINVELAAGESLADPQGFLDRCDRLLQAENKSYALKRPSNFVPPPRLRILAPGSFGILRRRQLDRGIPDSQLKFPHLSEDRQFLAGLTVLQEVRLPGDGG, encoded by the coding sequence ATGAACCGTTTCCTCTCCCCCTTTGTTTTGGCCATTGCGCGCCGCGCCAAAAATCGCCTCGTCGCCCAAACCCGCCAGCCCGAAGCTGCCCAAGAGCGCTTTTTGATGGAGCTGCTGCGCGTTCAGCAAACGACCGAGCTCGGGCGAAAGTTTGGTCTCAGCGACATCAAAACCATTGATCAGTTTCGCGAGCAGGTTCCCATCTGGCCCTACAGCACCTACCAGGCCTATACAGAGCGGGCCTTCAACGGTGAACCTAATGTCCTGACCGCAGACCCGATCGCCTACTTCAACCTGACGAGCGGCTCGACGGGGGTGCAAAAACTAATTCCCGTGACCAAGCGCTTTCAGAACTCCCTCAAGCGGGCAAATCTGGCGTCAATTGGTTTCTTGGCGGACGGCTTGGCGGCGCGGGGGCGATCCTTTGGCCGGGTGCTGACCACCAACTCGGTGCAGCTCCTCGGCCAGACGCCGACGGGCATCGACTACGGCCACGCCAGCGTGGGGGTGCTGCGCATGGGCAAGCTGCTCTACAGCCAGCTGTTTGCCCATCCCTTTGAGACGCTGCTGCCGGGGGACAGCGTGACGCGCCACTACGTGTGCCTGCTCTTTGCGCTGCGCGATCGCCAGATGCGCGGTCTGCTGGCCAACTTCCCCATGCTGGTCCTGCGGACCTGCGGCTACCTCGAAGAGTATGCGGACCAGCTGATTCGCGACATCGAAAAAGGCGAACTGGCGAGCTGGCTGGATCTGTCGCCCGAGCTGCGCCAGCAACTCGAAAAGCGCTGCGTACCAGACCCGGTCCGGGCCCAGGAGCTGCGAGTGGCGATCCAGCGCGATGGTCGGCTGACGCCGGTGGCTGCGTGGCCGCAGCTAGCCTTTGTTGGGACGGCGCGGGGCGGGACGTCGGACTTTTACTTTGAGCGCTTCCTGGCCTACTTTGGCGATACGCCGGTGTTTGGGGCGGTGTACTCGTCGGCGGAGGCGACCTTTAGCGTGTACCCCGATGTGGATACCGACGGCAGCGTCTTGGCCCTGGAGAGCGGCTTTTTTGAATTTATTGCGCCGGACCAGTGGGAGGAGGCCCATCCCAAGACGCTGCTGCCGACAGAGGTGCAGGTGGGAGGCTATTACCGCTTGCTGACGACGGCCTACAGCGGCTTCTACCGCTACGACATTGGGGACGTGGTGGAGGTGGTGGGCTTCTATGAAAAGACGCCGCTGATCGTGTTCCGCTATCGCCGGGGCGGCATGATTTCTTCGACGACGGAGAAAACGACGGAGTACCACATTACGCGGGTAATGCAGACGCTGCAGCAAGAGTTTGGGGTGGTGCTGGAAGATTTCTGCATTACGCTCTCGGAGGATGTGATTCCGGCGCACTATTTGATCAATGTGGAGCTGGCGGCGGGGGAAAGTCTGGCGGATCCCCAGGGCTTTTTGGACCGGTGCGATCGCCTCTTGCAGGCGGAAAACAAGTCCTACGCCCTCAAGCGTCCCAGTAACTTCGTGCCGCCACCCCGTTTGCGGATCTTGGCGCCGGGTAGCTTTGGGATTTTACGCCGCCGCCAGCTCGATCGCGGCATTCCAGACTCGCAGCTCAAGTTCCCGCACCTGAGCGAGGACCGGCAGTTCTTGGCGGGCCTGACGGTGCTGCAAGAGGTGCGCTTGCCCGGAGACGGCGGCTAG
- a CDS encoding HhoA/HhoB/HtrA family serine endopeptidase, with translation MRRLGACLVVSALCVLLTLAGGPWAGAQASPLETESSPTPISRSTSFVAAAVNQVGPAVVRLDTERTITRSLDPMMDDPFLRQFFGDRFFSQMPREERLRGQGSGFIIDRTGIVLTNAHVVDKADRVTVTLKDGRTFDGQVRGVDEVTDLAVVKIETSASDALPMATLGNSDQVQVGDWAIAVGNPLGLDNTVTLGIISTLKRSSTEVGIADKRLDFIQTDAAINPGNSGGPLLNEQGEVIGINTAIRADAMGIGFAIPINKAKEISAKLVRGEKVVHPYLGIQMTTLTPRLARENNENPNAMVALPEVNGVLVMNVLPNTPAANAGLRRGDVVVQIEDQGIVSADQLQRFVENSRVGQPLKLKVLRGDRPQQLTVRTAELQPAA, from the coding sequence ATGAGACGGCTTGGTGCCTGTCTGGTCGTGAGTGCACTGTGTGTCTTGCTGACCTTGGCTGGGGGGCCTTGGGCCGGGGCCCAGGCGTCGCCCCTGGAGACAGAAAGTAGTCCGACGCCCATCAGCCGCAGCACTAGCTTTGTGGCCGCGGCCGTGAATCAAGTGGGGCCAGCGGTGGTCCGGCTAGATACCGAGCGGACGATTACCCGCAGTCTCGATCCGATGATGGACGATCCGTTTTTGCGGCAGTTCTTTGGCGATCGCTTTTTTTCCCAGATGCCGCGCGAAGAGCGCCTGCGGGGCCAGGGTTCGGGCTTCATCATCGATCGCACCGGCATTGTCTTGACCAACGCCCACGTCGTCGACAAAGCCGATCGCGTCACCGTCACCCTCAAGGACGGGCGCACCTTTGATGGTCAGGTGCGGGGCGTTGATGAAGTCACCGACCTGGCAGTGGTGAAGATCGAAACGAGCGCCTCCGATGCCCTGCCCATGGCCACCCTCGGCAACTCCGATCAGGTGCAGGTGGGAGACTGGGCGATCGCCGTCGGCAATCCCCTGGGCCTCGACAACACCGTCACCCTCGGCATCATCAGCACCCTCAAGCGCTCCAGCACCGAAGTCGGCATCGCTGACAAGCGCCTAGACTTTATCCAGACCGACGCCGCCATCAACCCCGGTAACTCCGGCGGCCCCCTGCTCAACGAACAAGGCGAAGTCATTGGCATCAACACCGCCATCCGGGCTGACGCCATGGGCATCGGGTTTGCCATTCCCATCAACAAAGCCAAGGAAATCTCGGCCAAACTGGTGCGGGGCGAAAAAGTCGTCCATCCCTACCTGGGCATCCAGATGACCACCCTGACTCCCCGCCTCGCCCGCGAGAACAACGAAAACCCCAACGCCATGGTGGCGCTGCCGGAGGTGAATGGCGTCCTGGTCATGAACGTGCTGCCCAACACGCCCGCCGCTAATGCTGGCCTGCGGCGCGGCGACGTCGTCGTACAGATCGAAGACCAAGGCATCGTCAGCGCCGATCAGCTCCAGCGCTTTGTGGAAAATAGCCGGGTGGGACAGCCCCTGAAGCTCAAAGTGCTGCGAGGCGATCGCCCCCAGCAGCTCACGGTCCGCACCGCCGAGCTCCAGCCTGCTGCCTGA
- a CDS encoding metal-sensitive transcriptional regulator, with protein MTRSHAHSPSPLSSGDRQPSERSHSHDPADHLADEPGDRGLHHAHVHSEESLRLVINRLSRIEGHIRGVKTMVQESRPCPDVLVQIAAVRGALDRVARLILDEHLTECIARAAEEGNIDVEIAELKSALDRFLP; from the coding sequence ATGACCCGATCCCACGCCCACTCCCCGTCTCCGCTGTCTTCCGGCGATCGCCAACCGAGTGAGCGATCCCACAGCCACGATCCAGCCGATCATCTGGCAGATGAACCGGGCGATCGCGGCCTTCACCATGCCCACGTCCACAGCGAAGAGTCTCTGCGGCTGGTTATCAACCGCCTCTCGCGGATCGAAGGGCATATCCGGGGCGTCAAGACCATGGTGCAAGAGAGTCGCCCTTGCCCCGACGTTTTGGTCCAGATTGCTGCGGTCCGAGGAGCCCTCGATCGCGTAGCGCGCCTCATTCTAGACGAGCACCTCACCGAGTGCATCGCTCGGGCCGCCGAAGAGGGCAACATCGACGTTGAAATCGCCGAGCTCAAATCCGCCTTGGATCGATTTCTACCTTAA
- a CDS encoding CHASE domain-containing protein, whose product MALYSARVTEAREQLRFESHVRRTKRDISARMDTYIALLRGTSGLFAASNDVSLRRFQAYINQLDLGRYYEGIQGIGFSQRVAPAEREGLVRRLRSEFASGLASDLASTFAITPAYERDEYHVIVYLEPLDERNRAALGYDMFTDKTRRFAMEQARDFGEPRASGIVTLMQEIDGNPQAGFLLYMPVYERSITPATVEARRAALRGFVYSPFRATDLFQGLFSDRQSYVDFRIYDGDAKNKAALLYQSSKEWDEGRAKRSKTETLMVAGRQWQLVFQPRPELDIASGRIFTTYVAISGVLGSLILFGVLRSQVKARLLAEKVASELQQSQTALEQSESRLRCLVEANIIGIITKEMNGRILEANDAFLRIAGYSREDVQAGRVNWLTITPPEYRDLDQQAIAALNTIGSHPPYEKEYIRKDGQRVPVLVGTARIDQGVGVSFLIDLSNQKLAEQSLQASEHRFRTVIEQSPLGMQILSPSGETLQVNHAWEQLWGLKLSDLAGYSLLQDPVLEGTGVLPYLERAFAGEAIALPAQQYDPHEAFPHVPERDIARPWVQIYAYPVLNEAQELQQVVLVHEDITERVQAEEALRQSEEHFRKLTEKVRAIPWESDVTMEQFSYVGPQSLEILGYAPEAWYIPGFWQDHLHSEDRGWVLERCTTQAKTQDFFELEYRIVGADDRTIWVYDTVSVLQDGDRRRVRGLMIDITERKQVESSREQLLRQEQAARAEAEATNRMKDEFLATLSHELRTPLNAIQGWTQMLRTRRLDETMTSRALETIHRNTRSLTQLIEDLLDVSRIITGKLSLTLYPLMITPVVEAAIESIRPAADAKNIEILTDFDPLTEPVRGDVNRLRQILWNLLSNAVKFTPQGGQIWIAITLERRQVCVHIRDTGQGISAEFLPFIFERFRQADSSITRSQSGLGLGLSIVRHLVELHGGTVQAESAGPNCGATFTVRLPLARPDRDPTPDNLGIEDSPAIAQPLQPFRILVVENDPDIRELLTTILEQAGAEVKAVADCAVALDLIEPFQPSAIISEMTGAEENGRGLVNWLKASDSSHSNIPAIALTAYDRAEDRTQALQAGFQQHVAKPVNPSELVTVVAELCRQWRKNHSQS is encoded by the coding sequence GTGGCACTCTACAGTGCACGGGTTACCGAAGCCCGAGAGCAGTTGCGCTTTGAGAGTCATGTCCGCCGGACCAAGCGAGATATTTCAGCCCGCATGGATACCTATATTGCGCTGCTGCGGGGCACGAGCGGTCTCTTTGCTGCCAGCAATGACGTCAGTCTGAGGCGCTTTCAGGCTTACATCAATCAGCTTGATCTGGGGCGCTATTACGAAGGCATTCAGGGAATTGGATTTTCTCAGCGAGTGGCGCCCGCTGAGCGAGAGGGTCTGGTGCGTCGGCTGCGCAGCGAGTTCGCCAGCGGGCTGGCCAGCGATCTCGCCAGCACGTTCGCCATTACTCCCGCCTATGAGCGAGATGAGTATCACGTCATTGTGTACCTTGAGCCGCTCGATGAGCGCAATCGGGCGGCTTTGGGCTATGACATGTTCACGGATAAGACGCGGCGGTTTGCGATGGAGCAGGCCCGAGATTTTGGGGAGCCGAGGGCGTCGGGCATCGTGACGCTGATGCAGGAAATTGACGGCAACCCTCAGGCTGGTTTTTTGCTGTACATGCCGGTGTATGAGCGCAGCATTACCCCGGCGACGGTGGAGGCTCGGCGGGCGGCGCTGCGGGGGTTTGTGTATAGTCCTTTCCGCGCTACGGATTTATTTCAGGGGCTCTTTAGCGATCGCCAGTCCTATGTGGACTTTCGGATCTACGACGGGGACGCCAAGAACAAAGCGGCGCTGCTGTATCAGTCTTCAAAAGAGTGGGATGAGGGGCGGGCCAAGCGCAGCAAGACAGAAACGCTCATGGTGGCGGGTCGCCAGTGGCAGCTCGTTTTTCAGCCGCGGCCTGAGCTGGATATTGCGTCTGGGCGGATTTTCACGACCTATGTGGCGATCAGCGGGGTGCTGGGCAGCTTGATTTTGTTCGGGGTGCTGCGATCGCAGGTCAAGGCGCGGCTGCTGGCGGAGAAGGTGGCCAGTGAGCTGCAACAGTCCCAAACGGCCCTAGAGCAGAGCGAATCACGCCTGCGCTGCTTGGTCGAGGCCAATATCATTGGCATCATTACCAAGGAAATGAATGGCCGCATTCTGGAGGCCAATGACGCTTTTTTGCGGATTGCTGGCTATTCGCGGGAGGATGTGCAGGCGGGGCGGGTAAACTGGCTGACGATCACGCCGCCGGAGTACCGCGATCTCGATCAGCAGGCGATCGCCGCCCTCAACACCATCGGCAGCCATCCTCCCTACGAGAAGGAATACATCCGCAAGGATGGCCAGCGGGTGCCGGTTTTGGTGGGTACGGCCCGCATCGACCAGGGCGTCGGCGTCAGCTTCTTGATCGACCTGAGCAACCAAAAGCTGGCGGAGCAGTCTTTGCAGGCCTCAGAGCACCGTTTCCGGACGGTGATCGAGCAGTCGCCCCTGGGAATGCAAATCCTGTCGCCCAGCGGCGAGACGCTCCAGGTCAACCACGCCTGGGAGCAGCTTTGGGGCTTGAAGCTCTCAGATTTGGCAGGCTACAGCCTGCTGCAAGACCCGGTTCTGGAGGGCACCGGGGTATTGCCCTATCTGGAGCGCGCTTTTGCGGGAGAGGCGATCGCCCTGCCCGCCCAGCAGTACGACCCCCACGAAGCTTTTCCCCATGTGCCCGAGCGAGACATCGCCCGACCTTGGGTCCAGATCTACGCTTACCCTGTGCTGAACGAGGCCCAGGAGCTCCAGCAGGTCGTGCTGGTCCATGAGGACATCACCGAGCGCGTCCAGGCAGAAGAAGCCCTGCGCCAGAGCGAAGAGCACTTCCGCAAGCTGACGGAGAAGGTCCGGGCGATTCCCTGGGAGTCGGACGTGACCATGGAGCAGTTTAGCTATGTCGGTCCCCAGAGTCTTGAGATTTTGGGCTATGCGCCCGAGGCGTGGTACATCCCCGGCTTTTGGCAGGATCATCTGCACAGCGAAGATCGGGGGTGGGTTCTAGAGCGCTGCACGACCCAGGCCAAAACTCAGGATTTCTTTGAGCTGGAATACCGCATCGTGGGGGCTGACGATCGCACGATCTGGGTCTATGACACGGTGAGCGTGCTGCAAGATGGCGATCGCCGGCGGGTGCGGGGACTGATGATCGACATCACCGAGCGCAAGCAGGTCGAGAGCTCCCGCGAGCAGCTCCTGCGCCAAGAGCAGGCCGCCCGCGCCGAGGCAGAGGCCACCAACCGGATGAAAGACGAATTTTTGGCCACGCTGTCCCACGAGCTGCGCACCCCCCTCAACGCCATTCAGGGATGGACGCAGATGCTGCGCACGCGCCGACTGGACGAAACCATGACCAGTCGCGCCCTGGAGACCATCCACCGCAACACGCGATCGCTCACCCAGCTGATTGAGGACCTGCTCGACGTCTCGCGCATCATCACCGGCAAGCTCAGCCTGACCCTTTATCCGCTGATGATCACCCCGGTCGTGGAGGCCGCCATCGAAAGCATCCGGCCCGCCGCCGACGCCAAAAATATCGAGATTCTGACGGATTTTGACCCGCTGACCGAGCCCGTTCGCGGCGACGTCAACCGCCTCCGGCAAATCTTGTGGAACCTGCTGTCCAACGCCGTCAAGTTCACGCCCCAAGGCGGCCAAATTTGGATCGCCATCACCCTCGAGCGCCGTCAAGTTTGCGTCCATATCCGAGATACGGGCCAAGGCATCAGCGCCGAATTTTTGCCCTTTATTTTTGAGCGATTCCGCCAAGCAGATAGCTCCATCACCCGCTCTCAGAGCGGCCTGGGTCTGGGCCTGTCCATTGTGCGGCACCTCGTCGAGCTCCACGGCGGCACTGTCCAGGCCGAAAGCGCCGGGCCTAACTGCGGCGCTACGTTCACGGTGCGGCTTCCCCTCGCGCGCCCCGATCGCGACCCAACCCCGGACAATCTCGGCATCGAGGACTCCCCGGCGATCGCCCAGCCGCTGCAGCCTTTCCGGATTCTGGTAGTTGAGAACGACCCCGATATTCGCGAACTGCTGACCACGATTTTGGAGCAGGCGGGCGCTGAGGTCAAAGCCGTTGCTGACTGCGCAGTCGCCCTGGACTTGATCGAGCCGTTTCAGCCCAGCGCCATCATCAGCGAGATGACCGGTGCCGAGGAAAATGGTCGCGGCCTAGTCAACTGGCTCAAAGCCTCAGACTCTAGCCACAGCAACATTCCAGCGATCGCCCTCACCGCCTACGATCGCGCCGAAGACCGGACCCAAGCGCTCCAGGCGGGCTTTCAGCAGCACGTCGCCAAACCCGTCAACCCCAGCGAATTGGTCACCGTTGTGGCAGAGCTGTGTCGGCAGTGGCGCAAAAACCACAGCCAAAGCTGA
- a CDS encoding DUF1517 domain-containing protein gives MSSIRDRFNQFRGRTRFVGCRLMVQLTGPGITPVFEVLQRSGQQALDAEGDLYVLGQGLVEICQTLLQQDAYWSAAANEGDVFWEENDASQYINDLFSDSAQRYLSDVIPPAADGSDDFFAPVTPNLVVMLTAAYRGEEPALETSLASLGALSEGLRALINLHYQEQLEAIQVHWSPASPIDALTDEQLLLNFAELIPL, from the coding sequence ATGAGCTCTATTCGCGATCGCTTCAATCAATTTCGAGGCCGCACCCGGTTTGTGGGTTGTCGCCTCATGGTTCAGCTAACCGGCCCCGGCATCACCCCAGTGTTTGAAGTCTTGCAGCGCTCCGGACAGCAGGCTCTCGACGCCGAAGGAGACCTCTACGTGTTGGGTCAAGGTTTAGTCGAGATTTGTCAGACCCTGCTCCAGCAAGATGCCTATTGGAGTGCCGCTGCCAATGAAGGCGATGTTTTCTGGGAAGAGAACGACGCCAGCCAGTACATCAACGACCTCTTTAGCGACTCGGCCCAGCGCTATCTCAGCGACGTTATTCCCCCCGCCGCTGACGGCAGTGACGATTTCTTTGCCCCCGTCACCCCCAATCTGGTCGTCATGCTCACCGCTGCCTACCGGGGCGAAGAGCCCGCGCTGGAGACCAGCCTCGCCAGCTTGGGAGCCTTGTCAGAAGGGCTGCGGGCCTTGATCAACTTGCACTACCAAGAGCAGCTGGAGGCGATCCAGGTTCACTGGTCTCCGGCGAGCCCCATCGACGCCCTAACCGATGAGCAGCTGTTGCTCAACTTTGCCGAACTGATTCCCCTGTAG